A stretch of the Argentina anserina chromosome 6, drPotAnse1.1, whole genome shotgun sequence genome encodes the following:
- the LOC126800803 gene encoding jacalin-related lectin 19-like, translating to MESGKDNSGGKKKTIVLGPWGGNGGNAWDDGLYQGVREVTLIYGHCIDSIVVVYDKNGKPVTSEKHGGLEGNQTAEIKLQYPNEFLVNVSGHYCPVVSGGSPVIRSLKFESNNRKTFGPFGVEEGTPFTFTVDGGKIVGLKGRGGWYLDAIGFHVYHAPKIQLFRRVEKSFRRLTSTVWKPSARRETEKTTLR from the exons ATG GAGAGTGGGAAGGACAATTCAggtgggaagaagaagacgattgTATTGGGACCATGGGGAGGCAATGGCGGAAATGCTTGGGATGATGGGCTATATCAAGGGGTGAGAGAAGTCACTCTCATCTATGGCCATTGCATCGACTCCATTGTTGTGGTATATGATAAAAACGGTAAGCCTGTTACATCAGAAAAGCATGGTGGTCTTGAAGGCAATCAAACAGCTGAG ATAAAGTTGCAGTACCCCAATGAGTTCCTAGTGAATGTGAGCGGACACTATTGTCCGGTGGTGTCTGGTGGCAGCCCGGTGATCCGGTCACTCAAATTTGAGAGCAACAACAGAAAAACATTTGGACCATTTGGAGTTGAAGAAGGCACACCCTTTACTTTCACTGTTGATGGAGGCAAGATTGTTGGCTTAAAGGGAAGAGGTGGTTGGTACCTAGATGCAATTGGGTTTCACGTATATCATGCTCCCAAAATACAGCTCTTTCGGAGAGTTGAGAAAAGTTTCCGAAGGCTTACCAGCACGGTTTGGAAACCTTCAGCCCGGAGAGAAACTGAAAAGACCACTCTTCGCTGA
- the LOC126800791 gene encoding agglutinin-like, with the protein MFITPTLNISCITCMKGNHHDEEGSNKKKQSGGKENNSVVPELYGGITGGGPWDDGIHDGIREINLVYGKCIDSMCVFYDKNGKLVKGERRGGHGMGSELNKPLSNAEIKLEYPEEFLVSISGYYSGVNWIVGDPVILRSLTFESNKRTFGPFGVQVGTPFNFRVQDGEKIVGFKGRDGWHLDAIGFHILKPPDLYGGTTGGGPWDDGSFDGIREITLVYGQCIDSLCVVYKKNGELIIGDTHGGHDQGSDLHKPLNTVQIKLEYPNEFLVSVTGHYCGVTWIVGAPVVLRSLEFKSNRRTFGPFGIQVGTPFTFRVKDGEQIVGLKGRNGWHLDAIGFHTSRVPERGLFVGVRKGFWKAYESLVKLTTRLTGVECTCISL; encoded by the exons ATGTTTATCACCCCAACCCTCAACATCTCATGTATAACTTGTATGAAGGGAAATCATCATGATGAGGAAGGTAGCAACAAGAAGAAGCAATCAGGAGGGAAGGAAAACAATTCGGTAGTGCCGGAACTTTATGGAGGAATAACGGGTGGAGGTCCTTGGGATGATGGAATCCATGACGGCATCAGAGAGATCAACCTCGTTTATGGTAAATGCATCGACTCGATGTGTGTATTCTACGATAAAAATGGTAAGCTTGTCAAAGGCGAAAGGCGAGGAGGTCATGGCATGGGCAGTGAACTCAACAAGCCCCTAAGTAATGCTGAG ATAAAGCTGGAGTACCCTGAGGAGTTTCTGGTGAGTATCAGTGGATACTATTCTGGGGTGAACTGGATAGTTGGAGATCCGGTCATCTTAAGGTCTCTCACATTTGAGAGCAATAAACGAACATTTGGACCATTTGGAGTTCAAGTTGGGACGCCCTTTAATTTTAGAGTACAAGATGGTGAGAAAATTGTTGGCTTTAAGGGAAGAGATGGATGGCACCTAGATGCAATTGGGTTTCATATATTAAAACCGCCGGATCTTTATGGAGGAACGACCGGAGGAGGTCCTTGGGATGATGGAAGCTTTGATGGGATCAGAGAAATCACCCTAGTCTATGGTCAATGCATTGACTCATTGTGTGTGgtgtataaaaaaaatggtGAGCTTATTATAGGCGACACGCATGGAGGTCATGACCAGGGCAGTGATCTTCATAAACCTCTGAATACGGTTCAG ATTAAGTTGGAATACCCAAATGAGTTTTTGGTGAGTGTCACCGGACATTATTGTGGGGTGACCTGGATAGTCGGCGCTCCGGTGGTATTACGGTCACTTGAATTTAAGAGCAATAGAAGAACATTTGGACCATTTGGAATACAAGTTGGCACACCCTTTACTTTCAGAGTAAAAGACGGAGAGCAAATTGTTGGGTTGAAAGGAAGAAATGGTTGGCACCTAGATGCAATTGGGTTCCATACATCTCGTGTTCCCGAAAGAGGACTCTTCGTGGGAGTTCGAAAGGGTTTTTGGAAAGCTTATGAATCTTTGGTTAAGCTTACTACACGTCTTACAGGTGTTGAGTGTACATGTATAAGCTTGTAA